The following are encoded together in the Tripterygium wilfordii isolate XIE 37 chromosome 18, ASM1340144v1, whole genome shotgun sequence genome:
- the LOC119984712 gene encoding uncharacterized protein LOC119984712: MPPQLSSRFSLSLHHSHHFHLHILSSTSALHPSTRRLIPTMSLSSSSAPSPSSLTKEEQQRPNPDPQKLAQVLKYHNQTKHSFNKYARGPHGLDWANQPNPFRRYVSAPLLPLLHLPIDDNSIPSTVVDAPLYHSLFLSLPPPKPVSHSSISQLFYDSLALSAWKTTGYSTWSLRVNPSSGNLHPTEAYLIAPPIELISNDPFVAHYAPKEHSLEIRTTITHDFFPKIFPENSFLIGFSSIFWRESWKYGERAFRYCNHDVGHAIAAVAVAAAGLGWDVKLLDGLGYNELKKLMGLEIYPEFEIPSKPIKGKIPEIEFEHPDCVLVVFPNGSNGFDVNYKELSSVIAGFSNLEWKGKPNLLSKEHICWDIIYRTAEAVKKPSTWTNGLLVDAFKGSGVCSEESYKGLTVREVVRKRRSAVDMDGATVIPRETFYQILLHCLPSGSQSEEKQKGQLALPFRALSWDAEVHAVLFVHRVRGLPNGLYFLVRNEDHFSELKKSTRSEFKWEKPEGCPETLPLYELATGDCQQISKQLSCHQDIAGDGCFSLGMVAHFEPTLRDKGVWMYPRLFWETGVLGQVLYLEAHAVGISATGIGCYFDDPVHELLGLRGSNFQSLYHFTVGGPVLDKRIMSLPAYPGPSVDA; this comes from the exons ATGCCGCCACAACTTTCTTCCAGGTTCTCTCTGTCGCTGCATCACTCTCACCATTTCCACCTTCACATTCTTTCTTCAACCTCTGCTCTCCACCCAAGCACCCGAAGACTAATACCCACCATGTCCCTATCTTCCTCCTCTGCACCATCTCCATCTTCGCTAACCAAAGAAGAACAGCAAAGACCGAACCCGGACCCTCAAAAATTGGCTCAAGTCCTGAAATACCACAACCAAACCAAGCACTCCTTCAACAAATACGCCCGTGGTCCTCACGGCCTCGACTGGGCAAACCAGCCCAACCCATTTCGTCGCTATGTCTCTGCGCCTCTCCTTCCTCTCCTGCACCTCCCAATTGATGATAACAGTATCCCATCAACGGTTGTCGATGCTCCTCTCTATcattctctcttcctttctctcCCTCCTCCGAAACCCGTCTCTCATTCGTCAATTTCTCAGTTGTTCTACGATTCCCTCGCGCTCTCCGCTTGGAAAACCACGGGATATTCCACTTGGTCTCTCCGGGTCAACCCGAGCAGTGGCAATTTGCACCCAACCGAGGCGTACCTTATAGCCCCACCTATTGAGTTGATCTCTAATGATCCTTTTGTGGCTCATTATGCTCCCAAAGAGCATTCTTTGGAGATTAGAACCACAATCACGCATGATTTTTTCCCCAAAATTTTTCCAGAAAACTCATTTCTTATTGggttttcatcaattttttggCGTGAGTCGTGGAAGTATGGAGAGCGCGCGTTTCGGTACTGCAATCACGATGTGGGTCATGCTATTGCTGCAGTGGCAGTTGCCGCAGCTGGGCTCGGTTGGGATGTGAAATTGCTTGATGGGTTGGGTTATAATGAGTTGAAGAAGCTTATGGGGCTTGAAATTTACCCAGAGTTCGAAATTCCTTCAAAACCCATTAAAGGGAAGATTCCAGAGATTGAATTTGAGCACCCTGATTGCGTACTTGTTGTTTTTCCTAATGGTAGTAATGGATTTGATGTGAATTACAAAGAATTGAGCTCTGTCATAGCAGGATTTTCCAATTTGGAGTGGAAGGGGAAGCCGAATTTACTTAGCAAAGAACATATTTGCTGGGATATTATTTATAGAACAGCAGAGGCTGTGAAAAAGCCATCAACATGGACCAATGGATTGCTAGTAGATGCATTTAAAGGTAGTGGAGTTTGTAGTGAAGAGTCATACAAGGGTTTAACAGTTAGAGAAGTTGTTAGGAAGCGAAGGAGTGCGGTTGACATGGATGGTGCAACTGTAATCCCCAGAGAAACATTTTATCAGATTTTGTTGCACTGTCTTCCTTCTGGTTCTCAAAGTGAAGAAAAGCAGAAGGGGCAGTTGGCATTGCCGTTTCGGGCTCTTTCATGGGATGCTGAGGTGCATGCTGTTTTGTTTGTTCACAGAGTGAGGGGGTTGCCTAATGGATTGTATTTCTTAGTGAGAAATGAAGATCATTTCAGTGAACTCAAGAAATCCACTAGGTCTGAATTCAAGTGGGAGAAACCGGAGGGATGCCCTGAGACTCTGCCGTTATATGAACTTGCGACAGGTGATTGCCAGCAGATTTCCAAACAACTCTCATGCCATCAG GACATTGCTGGTGATGGTTGCTTCAGCCTGGGCATGGTGGCTCATTTTGAGCCTACATTGCGTGATAAGGGTGTGTGGATGTATCCTCGATTGTTCTGGGAGACTGGAGTTCTCGGTCAGGTATTGTACCTGGAAGCTCATGCAGTAGGCATTTCTGCTACTGGGATTGGCTGCTACTTTGATGATCCGG TACATGAACTTCTTGGTTTGAGAGGATCAAATTTCCAGAGCCTTTATCATTTCACTGTGGGAGGTCCTGTCTTGGACAAGCGGATTATGAGTTTGCCTGCATATCCAGGCCCCAGTGTCGATGCATGA
- the LOC119984479 gene encoding protein GRAVITROPIC IN THE LIGHT 1, whose amino-acid sequence MLPTGVKDTPLRESLSQKVHPQPMEEANQNPEAFEAMVSKIFNNISSLKSAYIQLQAAHTPYDPGKIQDADKLVVSELKNLSELKHFYRENNPKPVCVSPQDSRLASEIQEQQSLLKTYEVMVKKFQSELQNKDSEIHQLQRQIEEADQKRAKLEKNLKLRGLSTRESEGSGEENGLFHVDLTPDLFASALEAAFKAIHDFSKPLINMMKAAGWDLDAAANTIEPNVVYAKRAHKKYAFESHICQRMFDGFQHESFSIKSDNLTVSKESFFNQFLASREMDPLDMLGQNPDSIFGKFCRSKYVAVVHPKMEASFFGNLDQRNYIIGGGHPRTPFYQAFLKLAKSIWLLHRLAYSFDPAVKVFQVKTGNEFSEVYMESVVQNLIVDENGEKPKVGLMVMPGFWIGGSVIQSRVYLSGVKVAD is encoded by the coding sequence ATGCTACCCACTGGGGTGAAAGATACCCCACTCCGTGAAAGCCTCAGCCAGAAGGTCCATCCGCAACCCATGGAAGAGGCCAATCAGAACCCAGAAGCTTTTGAAGCCATGGTatccaaaattttcaataatATCTCCTCTCTGAAGTCAGCTTACATCCAACTCCAGGCTGCCCATACTCCCTATGACCCTGGAAAAATTCAAGATGCCGATAAATTAGTGGTTTCTGAACTGAAGAACCTATCTGAGCTTAAACATTTTTACAGGGAAAATAACCCAAAACCAGTATGTGTTTCTCCCCAAGACTCTCGTTTGGCTTCAGAGATCCAGGAACAACAGAGCCTGCTAAAAACATACGAGGTTATGGTAAAGAAATTCCAATCTGAACTACAGAATAAGGACTCGGAGATTCATCAGTTACAGCGGCAGATTGAAGAGGCTGACCAAAAGCGAGCTAAACTGGAAAAAAATCTCAAGCTTAGGGGCTTGTCAACAAGAGAATCTGAAGGTTCTGGAGAAGAAAATGGACTTTTTCATGTTGATCTAACCCCGGATCTCTTCGCATCAGCTCTGGAAGCCGCCTTTAAAGCAATTCATGATTTTTCTAAACCGTTAATTAACATGATGAAAGCTGCTGGGTGGGACCTTGATGCTGCTGCTAATACAATTGAACCCAATGTTGTATATGCAAAGAGAGCTCACAAGAAATATGCATTTGAGTCTCACATATGCCAAAGGATGTTCGACGGATTCCAGCATGAAAGCTTCTCCATCAAATCAGATAATCTTACCGTCAGTAAAGAGAGTTTCTTCAACCAATTTCTTGCTTCAAGGGAAATGGATCCACTGGACATGCTAGGTCAAAATCCGGATTCTATCTTCGGGAAGTTCTGTAGGAGCAAGTACGTAGCTGTTGTCCACCCAAAGATGGAGGCTTCATTCTTTGGAAATTTAGATCAGCGCAATTATATAATTGGTGGTGGGCATCCAAGGACTCCATTCTATCAGGCATTTCTGAAACTGGCTAAATCAATATGGCTTTTGCACAGGCTAGCTTATTCATTTGATCCGGCTGTTAAAGTCTTTCAGGTTAAGACAGGCAATGAGTTCTCAGAGGTTTATATGGAAAGTGTGGTGCAGAATTTGATAGTGGATGAGAATGGAGAGAAACCTAAGGTGGGGCTCATGGTCATGCCTGGTTTTTGGATTGGGGGAAGTGTGATTCAGAGCAGAGTTTATCTCTCTGGTGTGAAGGTTGCCGACTGA
- the LOC119984713 gene encoding ycf20-like protein, with product MEGRLGSYMATPNTVKTYVRPSLLRPDCVRSSSTTGIGHAFRWKLYSGCCFVRLNQLRLVHNFRRVAWSIRSSIDGSGLDPSSANSTNGSTRLIKAIQSIQAKLDARIQELRKNLPLKLLFFLVGFYCATAFATVIGQTGDWDILSAALAVVVVEGIGALMYSGSLRLLNKIRSLITLFNYWKAGLSLGLFLDSFKYEVDNIMDSSNLFNFEIDALSGFLYLFTVAFYSHVL from the exons ATGGAGGGCCGCTTGGGCTCTTACATGGCAACGCCCAATACCGTCAAAACGTACGTTAGACCGTCGTTGCTGCGGCCGGATTGTGTCCGTTCAAGTTCAACCACTGGGATCGGTCACGCTTTTCGCTGGAAGCTCTACTCCGGTTGCTGCTTTGTTCGTTTAAACCAGCTGCGCTTGGTCCACAACTTCAG GAGGGTGGCCTGGTCAATTAGGAGCAGCATAGATGGCAGTGGATTGGATCCTTCATCTGCAAATAGCACTAATGGCAGCACCAGATTGATCAAGGCAATTCAGTCTATTCAGGCTAAGCTGGATGCTAGGATTCAAGAGCTAAGGAAAAATCTTCCACtgaaattactatttttcttgGTGGGATTCTACTGCGCCACCGCCTTTGCAACTGTTATTGGGCAGACAGGCGACTGGGACATTTTATCTGCGGCCTTGGCTGTAGTTGTTGTAGAGGGGATTGGGGCTCTCATGTATAGCGGTTCTCTTCGATTACTCAACAAGATTAGGAGCCTAATCACCCTGTTTAACTATTGGAAGGCTGGGCTTTCCTTGGGTCTTTTCTTGGATTCATTTAAGTATGAAGTGGACAATATTATGGACTCAAGTAACCTCttcaattttgaaattgatGCACTCTCTGGATTCTTGTACTTGTTTACTGTTGCCTTTTATTCCCATGTATTATGA